TCCCTTTCTGGATCTCTCAATAGAACCTTACATATTTGATGCTTTAATTGTTTTACATATTTCCAAGTCCATTCATTAAAGTCAAGATCAAATTCCTTGCACTTACAATTCCTTACATTTTTGGAGATATTTTGAGACAACAGAAGCAGTGTTTTATAGAGCCCTCATATTTAATACACTGTATTAAACctgcataaaaataaatgcagctatttttgtttgttcataaCACTTAATCAACAAAGatgccaaagaaaataaatttctttaatttcttacttAATTTTAGTAAGTTAACTCATTACTAATTATTTCATGTACTTTATTCAGTAAATCCACTGATGGTCATCAACATTTCCTTGAAGGCAAGGATTATGATAACTGCTGCAATCACAGAAGCAAATACAATAGGTAACTAATGTTCTCACCTTGGTTTAGTATACTAGCAGGATTCATAGAATTCTAAGCTCTTTCATGTCAAGAATATACTCACAGCTGGTATTTActgacatttgttttcatttccttacaGTGTTTgctttatagtaaaaaaaaaatagctggcatatGTTTTTATCCACTCCATTCACTCCGCCAAAAGATATAGTATCTCTACCCAATCCTGAGCAGAAAAAGCAAATTGttctaaaattctcatttttaggaACAGTCCATaagtcaatttatttttaataatattttaatattttttcttttttatacaacCATCAATCTGttcattaatttctacttttttaaattttctttttttaatgtccgGCTATTGTGTTATATTTGGGGTACAAGGAGGTAAGCACCATCAGATGTGGTTCCTGTACTCAGGACGCCAGCTGTGCAATAGAAGATGCAGTCATtaatcaaggaaattaaaaacattggaGCCATAAAATATGAAACTAAGCTGAGTTTCTGTTTgaaagaagtttgaggttacctTCTTCATTTGATTActtctttgttttataaaaacaatgcCATCATCTTACAGTTATAtctaattatctttttctttttccatcaatATAATATTTCAGATGTTTGCATTCTCCTGAAAGGAAACAACACAGAAGATGGAATTTGTAGAGGGAAACTACACGCTGGTGACTGAGTTTATTTTGCTAGGCTTTCCGACTCGCCCTGAGCTGCAGGTGGTCCTGTTCCTGGTCTTTCTGACATTGTATGGGGTGATACTAATTGGGAACCTTGGGCTGATGCTGTTGATCAGGATTGACCCTCACCTTCAAACCCCCATGTACTTTTTCCTTAGCAACCTGTCCTTCGTGGACCTCTGTTACTCCTCAGTCATTGTTCCTAAAATGCTGGTCAATTTTCTCTCAGAGAACAAGTCGATTTCTTTTTACGGCTGTGccttacagttttattttttctgtgcttttgcAGACACAGAATCCTTCATCTTGGCTGCAATGGCGTATGACCGCTATGTAGCCATATGTAACCCTTTGCTGTATACAGTTGTCATGTCTCGGGGCATCTGCATACGACTGATCATCTTGTCATATATCGGTGGCAACATGAGTTCCCTGGTTCACTCCTCCTTTGCCTTTATTCTGAAATACTGTGACAAAAATGTGATTAATCATTTTTTCTGCGACCTCCCTCCCCTGCTTAAACTCTCCTGCACAGACACGTCCATTAATGAGTGGCTCCTCTCCACCTACGGCAGCTCCGTGGAAATCACCTGCTTTGTCATCATCGTCATCTCCTACTCCTTCATTCTTCAGTCGGTCTTGAAGATTCGCTCTACCAGTGGGAGGAAGAAAACTTTCTCTACGTGTGCCTCTCACTTGACTTCTGTGGTCATCTATCAGGGGACCCTTCTCTTCATTTACTCCCGGCCCAGCTATCTGTATTCTCCCAGCACTGACAAAGTTATCTCCGTTTTCTACACCATTTTCATCCCAGTGCTGAATCCCTTGATTTATAGTTTGAGAAACAGAGATGTAAAAGATGCAGCTAAGAAAGCTCTGAGATCACAGATAAGTTCCTCATGACAGAACTTTGCAGGAGTCATCTAACTTCACAATGATAAACTCTAAGTGCTAACTTTCaagtacacacacactcacttgtAGTAGGGATTTTGTCAAACGTGTCTTTCTTAACACAGTCAAATGAATGTCATAACTGAGAGGTAAGTGAACATTACACCATTTCAAAGTTGCTGATGCATCCTACTCGTACTTTTATTCAGTGACTAATAACATGAGATTTATGTTACAATGGATTGTGTCATGTCATGATAAGGAACATAGCAAATATCTCAGAGTAGTGGGCATGCATTTTGTGTATAACATCTCATTTAGAAGTCTAGACTACTGAATACTGGCTAATAGAAGAAGCCAGATGGCCTTGGTTTTCATGCTAGGTCTAAGCCTGTTAGAGAGCAGTACACTGAATAATTTACCTTACTTTTCTAGGCATCGGTTAGATCATTGATTGTTGAATGGTGCACAGAGTTAATGCAATCAACTGTTGCAGACATGGTCTGAGCACTTAGATGTTTGCAATGTATTATATGTATGTGATATCTCACATTGATTAAAATGCACATTGTATAATAAGATACTAAGAGGCAGAGATTTGGGGAAAGCACTAATACAAgccaaactttttttaaaagtgagaTGAATAGCACGCTCTTCACTTTCTACACCCAAGATACTCCAACGTAATTTGGAAACTTTTTCCTAAGCATCAGCCTGAACAATATAAGTTAACTCCTGtgtcaactatttctttttctctatatttcttattttttgttacaccaaaatattacttaaaatgtaGAACCTTCTTCTCTGGCAACTCAGAAACAGAATAAGCTATCTAACACATCCATGGTTTAAGCTGTATGTTCATAAGGAGGCCACGCAATGTTCTGCTGGGTGCTATGGTGCACTACTCAAGGAGCATGCGTTCATGAATTGGAGGGTACGTAGGAGGATGTGCATTCTTGCAAAACGTATTTTAGTAGCTGACACTTCTGCTGGAAGCAattattattcaataaaaataaatatctataagACAAAAGATATCAAAGTTTAAAGGCATAGATGTATACATCATTTTACTGCACTCTGCTTTATTGCATTTTGCAGGTACTGCCTtgtgaaggtttgtggcaaccttgCTTCCAGCAAGCCTGGAAGTGCCGTTTTTCCAACAGCATTTGCTCACGTCATGTGTCTGTGTCAcgttttggtaattctcacactATTTTGAGCATTTTCATTACTATTATGTCTGCTATGGTGATCCGTGAACAGTAAAATTTGGAGTTACTATTGTGATTGTTTGGGGGCACAAAGTATCACGCCTGTATAGGACAGTGAATTTAGTGGACAATGCGGTGTATTTTCTGACTGCTCTACCAACCAGCCATTCCCCATTTCGCTCCCTCTCCTTCAGCCTCCCTATTTCACAACAGTATTGAAATCAGATCAATGAATAATCCTACAATGGCCTTTATGTatttaagtgaaaggaagagttgctttaaatcaaaaattagaaatgatgaaGCTTAGTGAGGAAAGTAGGTCAGAAACCACCATAGGACAGAAATTGTCTTAACAGATAATCAAGTTGTGAATATAAAGGGAATGTTCGCAAGGGAGATAGAAAGTGCTACTTCAGTGAACGCATGAGTGATACTGTATGGGGAAAGTTCAGTGATCTGGATAGAAGCTCAAATGAACCACATTTTCTCAAGTCAGAGCCCAGTCCAAAGCAAAGTctaattgtctttaattttacGAAGGCTGACAGAAGTGAGGAAGGtgcagaagaaaaatttgaaaccAGCAGAGGTTGATTCTTGACGTTTAAAGCTGATATAGAAGTTAccgcaagttatccagaagatccagCTGAGATCATTTAcaaaggtggctacactaaagaGATTTTCAGCACAGACAAAACAACCTTACTTTGGaaaagttgaagccaatgctcattttcCATTCTGAAAATCCCAGAGCCCTCAAGAATCATGCTAAATcttctctgcctgtgctctataaatagaaaaacaaaaagcaaacaaaaaaatactggatTATAGCTAATCTGTTTACAACGTGGTTTACTGAATGTTGTAAGCCTACTGTTGAGACCTaattcacagagaaaaaaaaaatatttataaaaaataaaagtatcactGCTTTTTGACAATGTACCTCATTACCTACAAACTCTGGTGGCAATGTACAATATTAATACTGTTTTTCATGCTTGCTAACATGATATCTATTCTTTAACCCACgtatcaaggagtaattttgactttcaagatGTATTGTTTAATAAATACATGTTATGTGGCTGTAGCTGCCACACATAGTGATTCCTCTGAATGTTTTGAGCAAAGTAAATTCGACATGTTCTGGAAATGATGGAGCACTTTGGTTGCCAGTAAAAACATTCATGATACATGGGAAGATGCAAAACATCGACATTAGCAGGAGTTTGGAAAAACCTGATAACAACTTTCCTGGACATCTTTGAGATGCTCAAGACTTTATTGGagaaagtaactgcagatgtaatgaaaatagcaagagaacgttcttagtaaagcatcacaagaatggagaagtatga
This is a stretch of genomic DNA from Nycticebus coucang isolate mNycCou1 chromosome 14, mNycCou1.pri, whole genome shotgun sequence. It encodes these proteins:
- the LOC128565844 gene encoding olfactory receptor 5I1; translated protein: MEFVEGNYTLVTEFILLGFPTRPELQVVLFLVFLTLYGVILIGNLGLMLLIRIDPHLQTPMYFFLSNLSFVDLCYSSVIVPKMLVNFLSENKSISFYGCALQFYFFCAFADTESFILAAMAYDRYVAICNPLLYTVVMSRGICIRLIILSYIGGNMSSLVHSSFAFILKYCDKNVINHFFCDLPPLLKLSCTDTSINEWLLSTYGSSVEITCFVIIVISYSFILQSVLKIRSTSGRKKTFSTCASHLTSVVIYQGTLLFIYSRPSYLYSPSTDKVISVFYTIFIPVLNPLIYSLRNRDVKDAAKKALRSQISSS